In Felis catus isolate Fca126 chromosome E1, F.catus_Fca126_mat1.0, whole genome shotgun sequence, the following proteins share a genomic window:
- the CDRT4 gene encoding CMT1A duplicated region transcript 4 protein isoform X2, protein MMEVIEARKAKRDKELTGNIGLPLSLLEKHSPWPAYVTYTSPMVKKLIEKSKARDLGSMQALEESQRASRQSQPSGIAQPKRRKSSKSSGDAMSKDKRSETMLSVWSTYSVTSLGPAVMPEPIRFHTESRENPTANYNKIIFSRKPMMRILPYSSLLANKETHSNI, encoded by the coding sequence AACTCACAGGGAACATCGGGCTTCCCCTGAGTCTGCTTGAAAAGCACAGCCCGTGGCCAGCCTATGTCACCTACACGTCCCCGATGGTGAAAAAACTCATTGAGAAAAGCAAAGCCAGGGACCTGGGTTCTATGCAAGCACTTGAAGAAAGCCAGCGGGCCTCAAGGCAGAGCCAACCTTCCGGCATCGCGCAGCCGAAAAGGAGAAAGTCATCTAAGTCCTCCGGAGACGCGATGTCCAAGGACAAGAGGTCAGAGACCATGTTATCGGTATGGAGCACGTATTCGGTGACGAGCCTGGGGCCCGCCGTCATGCCCGAACCGATACGCTTTCATACGGAGTCCAGAGAAAACCCCACTGCAAACTATAACAAGATCATCTTCTCTCGAAAACCTATGATGAGGATCCTTCCATACAGCTCACTTCTAGCCAACAAGGAGACACATTCGAATATTTAG